The Daucus carota subsp. sativus chromosome 9, DH1 v3.0, whole genome shotgun sequence genome window below encodes:
- the LOC108200670 gene encoding pentatricopeptide repeat-containing protein At3g12770, with translation MITFSALRQLTKFTPTISRNYTSATLQLLQLSITNQSLTQTLQSHARVCYLGLTQHSVIVTKLISAYSLCKNPLAARLVFDSVRVKNVFIWNTLINGYAKNGLCSESFELFREMCRNGDDPDNFTISTMAKVCGDVEDGLLGDLVHGVCVKNGFGVDIVVGNAFIFMYCKCGRFRDAFEVFDEMPERNVSSWNVMIGGVSGLGGDGVSEVVWEFVRCMVVEGFGFDGFTISSLLPFCGRSNGKCDFGRELHSYIVKNDGGFFVESDFYLGCCLIDMYGKSKRVNVGRNVFNCMRDRNIFAWTAMISGYVQNGDFDEAMFLFGEMQSKGRIEPNKVSLISIIPACSSLGGLLGGKQVHGFAVRKELNHEVSLCNALIDMYSKCGSLNYARKVFDFHCISKDAISWSSMISGYGLHGKGSDAVLLYNKMLQSGIKPDFITVVGVLSACGRSEMVEEGLDIYKHINEYGLEPTLEICACIVDMLGRSGQLDKALDFIKTMPLEPGPSIWGSLVNASVLHGNSDMLDLAYKFLIQVEPANPSNYVSLSNLYASSRNWDAVAEVRAKMKERGLKKLPGCSWISVNNETHSFYVADKAHHCSDLIYQMLQELIPVMMGASNSTILEDLALSYLEQA, from the coding sequence ATGATCACCTTCTCTGCACTGAGACAACTCACTAAATTCACCCCTACTATCTCCCGTAATTACACTTCTGCCACTCTTCAACTTCTCCAGCTCTCAATCACCAACCAATCTCTAACTCAAACCCTACAATCCCATGCTCGTGTCTGTTACCTAGGCCTAACTCAGCACTCTGTCATTGTAACAAAACTCATCTCTGCATACTCACTTTGTAAGAACCCACTTGCTGCTCGACTCGTTTTTGACTCGGTACGAGTCAAGAACGTGTTTATATGGAACACATTGATCAATGGGTATGCTAAGAATGGTTTGTGTAGCGAAAGTTTTGAGCTTTTTAGAGAAATGTGTAGAAATGGGGATGACCCAGATAATTTTACGATTTCGACAATGGCGAAAGTGTGTGGGGATGTTGAGGATGGTTTGTTGGGGGATTTGGTTCATGGGGTGTGTGTGAAAAATGGGTTTGGTGTGGATATTGTGGTGGGGAAtgcatttatttttatgtattgtAAATGTGGGAGGTTTAGGGATGCATTcgaggtgtttgatgaaatgccggAAAGAAATGTTTCGTCATGGAATGTTATGATTGGGGGGGTTTCTGGTTTGGGGGGTGATGGGGTTAGTGAAGTTGTGTGGGAATTTGTTAGATGTATGGTCGTTGAGGGGTTTGGATTTGATGGTTTTACGATATCAAGTTTGCTTCCTTTTTGTGGGAGGAGTAATGGGAAATGTGATTTTGGGAGAGAGCTGCATTCTTATATAGTGAAGAATGATGGAGGGTTCTTTGTGGAGTCTGATTTTTATTTAGGGTGTTGTTTGATAGATATGTATGGGAAGAGTAAAAGAGTAAATGTGGGTCGAAATGTTTTCAATTGTATGAGGGATAGGAATATTTTTGCCTGGACTGCGATGATTAGTGGGTATGTGCAGAATGGGGATTTTGATGAAGCTATGTTTTTATTTGGTGAAATGCAGAGTAAAGGTAGAATTGAACCGAATAAAGTTTCTCTCATTAGTATTATTCCTGCTTGTAGCTCACTTGGTGGACTTTTGGGTGGCAAACAAGTTCATGGATTTGCTGTAAGAAAGGAATTAAATCATGAGGTTTCTTTATGTAATGCTCTGATTGATATGTATTCAAAATGCGGAAGCTTGAACTATGCAAGAAAAGTATTTGATTTTCACTGTATTAGTAAGGATGCAATTTCATGGAGTTCAATGATTAGTGGGTATGGACTACATGGGAAGGGTAGTGACGCTGTACTATTGTATAATAAGATGCTTCAAAGTGGAATCAAGCCAGACTTTATTACGGTTGTTGGAGTTCTGTCTGCTTGTGGCAGGTCAGAAATGGTTGAAGAAGGCCTGGATATCTATAAGCATATTAATGAGTATGGATTGGAACCAACATTGGAGATTTGTGCATGCATAGTTGATATGCTTGGTCGATCGGGTCAACTAGACAAGGCACTGGATTTTATCAAGACCATGCCTTTAGAACCTGGTCCTAGTATTTGGGGATCACTTGTTAATGCATCTGTACTTCATGGAAACTCTGACATGCTAGATTTGGCTTATAAGTTTCTTATCCAAGTAGAACCCGCAAACCCCTCAAACTACGTCTCACTTTCGAACTTGTATGCCTCTTCTAGGAATTGGGATGCTGTGGCTGAAGTTAGAGCGAAGATGAAAGAAAGAGGACTGAAGAAGTTGCCAGGGTGCAGTTGGATCAGTGTGAACAATGAAACACACAGTTTTTATGTTGCTGACAAAGCTCATCATTGTTCTGACCTGATTTATCAGATGCTCCAAGAACTCATTCCAGTAATGATGGGAGCTAGCAACTCTACGATATTAGAGGATTTGGCATTATCCTATTTAGAACAAGCTTGA
- the LOC108203144 gene encoding ammonium transporter 1 member 1, which translates to MATTPTTCSADLAQLFGANTTNASAAASYICNTFSAVDTRFTDTNFAIDSTYLLFSAYLVFAMQLGFAMLCAGSVRAKNTMNIMLTNVLDAAAGGLFYYLFGFAFAYGAPSNGFIGKHFFGLKDVPDASFDYSNFLYQWAFAIAAAGITSGSIAERTQFVAYLIYSSFLTGFVYPVVSHWFWSSDGWASPTNTGNLLFGSGVIDFAGSGVVHMVGGIAGLYGALIEGPRIGRFDQSGRAIALRGHSASLVVLGTFLLWFGWYGFNPGSFNKISIIYNTGSYYGQWSAVGRTAVTTTLAGCTAALTTLFGKRLLSGHWNVTDVCNGLLGGFAAITGGCSVVDPWAAIICGFVAALVLIGFNKLAEKFKYDDPLEAAQLHGGCGAWGIIFTALFAREKYVGEVYGGKAGRPHGLLMGGGGRLLGAHVIQILVIFGWVTVTMGPLFYGLHKLKLLRISAEDEMAGMDMTRHGGFAYAYDLDESVKHGTQMSRIEPSLSS; encoded by the coding sequence ATGGCCACCACTCCCACCACCTGCTCCGCCGACCTCGCCCAGCTCTTCGGGGCCAACACCACCAACGCCTCCGCCGCCGCCTCCTACATCTGCAACACCTTCTCCGCCGTCGACACCCGCTTCACCGACACCAACTTCGCCATCGACTCCACGTACCTCCTCTTCTCGGCGTACCTCGTGTTCGCCATGCAGCTAGGGTTCGCCATGCTCTGCGCCGGCTCGGTCCGAGCCAAGAATACGATGAATATCATGCTTACGAATGTTCTCGACGCGGCGGCGGGTGGGTTGTTCTACTACTTGTTCGGCTTCGCCTTCGCGTACGGCGCGCCGTCGAACGGATTCATCGGAAAGCATTTCTTCGGGCTTAAAGATGTTCCGGACGCGAGCTTTGACTACTCCAATTTCTTGTATCAATGGGCGTTCGCCATCGCCGCCGCGGGGATCACCAGCGGCTCGATCGCCGAGCGGACTCAATTCGTCGCGTATCTGATTTACTCTTCGTTTTTAACCGGATTTGTTTACCCGGTTGTTTCTCATTGGTTCTGGTCTTCCGACGGATGGGCGAGCCCGACTAATACGGGAAATTTGTTATTCGGATCCGGCGTGATCGACTTCGCCGGATCCGGAGTCGTCCACATGGTGGGCGGCATCGCGGGCCTCTACGGCGCATTGATCGAAGGCCCGCGAATCGGCCGCTTCGATCAGAGCGGCCGCGCGATCGCGCTGCGTGGACACAGCGCGTCGCTGGTTGTGCTAGGCACATTTCTACTCTGGTTCGGGTGGTACGGATTTAACCCCGGCTCGTTCAACAAAATCTCCATTATCTACAATACTGGTAGTTATTACGGGCAATGGAGCGCCGTGGGCCGCACGGCTGTCACGACTACGCTAGCCGGATGCACGGCGGCCTTAACTACACTCTTCGGAAAGCGGTTGTTATCGGGTCACTGGAACGTAACGGACGTGTGTAACGGTCTCTTAGGCGGTTTCGCTGCGATAACCGGTGGATGTTCAGTGGTGGATCCATGGGCCGCAATTATTTGTGGCTTCGTAGCGGCCCTGGTGTTAATCGGGTTTAATAAATTAGCGGAAAAATTTAAATACGATGATCCTTTAGAGGCTGCGCAGCTCCACGGCGGCTGCGGCGCCTGGGGGATAATTTTCACGGCATTATTTGCGCGGGAAAAGTACGTCGGAGAAGTCTACGGTGGCAAAGCGGGGCGGCCGCACGGGTTATTAATGGGCGGCGGTGGGAGATTATTAGGCGCTCATGTGATTCAAATTCTGGTGATTTTTGGTTGGGTTACCGTTACCATGGGTCCGTTATTTTACGGGTTGCATAAATTGAAATTGCTGAGGATATCGGCGGAGGACGAAATGGCCGGGATGGATATGACGCGGCACGGTGGATTCGCGTACGCTTATGATCTGGATGAGTCTGTGAAGCATGGGACTCAGATGAGCAGGATCGAACCCTCGCTCTCTAGCTAA